One region of Triticum aestivum cultivar Chinese Spring chromosome 6B, IWGSC CS RefSeq v2.1, whole genome shotgun sequence genomic DNA includes:
- the LOC123137806 gene encoding calcium-dependent protein kinase 5, with protein sequence MGNTCGVTFRSKYFSSFRGASQRHDSGYAPVAAAAADADSPPGKRPSRPAAVADAAAPPPAAGMRRGSLAPAELTANVLGHPTPSLHDHYLLGRKLGQGQFGTTYLCTDRATGADYACKSIGKRKLITKEDVEDVRREIQIMHHLAGHRNVVAIKGAYEDQVYVHIVMELCGGGELFDRIIQRGHYSERKAAELTRIVVGVVEACHSLGVIHRDLKPENFLLANKDDDMSLKAIDFGLSVFFKPGQVFTDVVGSPYYVAPEVLRKRYGPEADVWTAGVILYILLSGVPPFWAETQQGIFDAVLKGVIDFDSDPWPVISDSAKDLIMRMLNPRPAERLTAHEVLCHPWICDHGVAPDRPLDPAVLSRIKQFSAMNKLKKMALRVIAESLSEEEIAGLKEMFEAMDTDNSGAITYDELKEGMRKYGSTLKDTEIRDLMEAADVDNSGTIDYIEFIAATLHLNKLEREEHLVAAFSYFDKDGSGYITVDELQQACKEHNMPDAFLDDVIIEADQDNDGRIDYGEFVAMMTKGNMGVGRRTMRNSLNISMTE encoded by the exons ATGGGCAACACGTGCGGCGTCACCTTTAGATCCAAGTACTTCTCCAGCTTCCGCGGCGCGTCGCAGCGCCACGACTCGGGGTACGCGcccgtcgccgctgccgccgccgatgCCGACTCCCCGCCGGGCAAGCGGCCCTCGCGCCCGGCGGCCGTTGCCGACGCGGCcgccccgccccccgccgccggCATGCGCCGGGGCTCGCTCGCCCCCGCGGAGCTGACGGCCAACGTGCTCGGCCACCCCACCCCGAGCCTCCACGACCACTACCTGCTCGGGCGCAAGCTCGGGCAGGGGCAGTTCGGCACCACCTACCTCTGCACCGACCGCGCCACCGGGGCGGACTACGCCTGCAAGTCCATCGGCAAGCGCAAGCTCATCACCAAGGAGGACGTCGAGGATGTGCGCCGCGAGATCCAGATCATGCACCACCTCGCCGGTCACCGGAACGTCGTCGCCATCAAGGGCGCCTACGAGGACCAGGTCTACGTCCACATCGTCATGGAGCTCTGTGGTGGCGGCGAGCTCTTCGACCGCATCATACAGCGGGGGCATTACAGCGAGCGCAAGGCGGCCGAGCTCACGCGCATCGTTGTAGGAGTTGTCGAGGCGTGCCACTCGCTTGGGGTCATCCACAGGGATCTCAAACCTGAAAACTTCTTGCTGGCCAACAAGGATGACGACATGTCGCTTAAGGCCATCGATTTCGGCCTCTCCGTGTTCTTTAAGCCTG GTCAAGTTTTCACTGATGTTGTCGGAAGCCCTTACTATGTAGCTCCAGAAGTGTTGCGCAAACGTTATGGACCAGAAGCTGATGTATGGACAGCTGGTGTAATTCTTTACATACTACTAAGTGGTGTACCACCATTTTGGGCAG AGACTCAGCAAGGAATATTTGATGCAGTATTGAAAGGCGTAATTGATTTTGATAGTGATCCCTGGCCTGTGATTTCTGATAGTGCAAAGGATCTCATAATGAGAATGTTGAATCCTCGCCCCGCAGAGCGTCTAACAGCACATGAAGTTCTAT GTCACCCTTGGATTTGTGATCATGGAGTTGCTCCTGATCGTCCGCTTGATCCAGCTGTCCTTTCTCGCATTAAGCAGTTCTCAGCAATGAATAAGTTAAAGAAGATGGCTTTGCGA GTAATTGCTGAGAGCCTTTCAGAGGAGGAGATTGCAGGATTAAAAGAAATGTTTGAGGCAATGGACACAGACAATAGCGGTGCAATTACATACGATGAGCTGAAAGAAGGCATGCGAAAGTATGGTTCAACACTAAAAGATACTGAGATTCGTGATCTTATGGAAGCG GCGGATGTGGACAACAGTGGAACCATTGATTATATAGAATTCATTGCTGCTACATTGCATCTCAATAAACTAGAGCGAGAGGAACATCTTGTGGCAGCCTTTTCTTATTTTGACAAGGATGGTAGTGGTTACATTACAGTGGACGAGCTCCAGCAAGCTTGCAAAGAGCATAACATGCCAGATGCTTTTCTTGATGACGTCATAATCGAAGCTGACCAGGATAAT GACGGTCGCATTGATTACGGAGAGTTTGTTGCCATGATGACAAAGGGCAATATGGGGGTTGGGAGGAGAACAATGAGAAACAGCCTGAATATAAGCATGACTGAATGA